Proteins co-encoded in one Podospora pseudoanserina strain CBS 124.78 chromosome 7 map unlocalized CBS124.78p_7, whole genome shotgun sequence genomic window:
- a CDS encoding uncharacterized protein (COG:S; EggNog:ENOG503P576), with translation MLSWNTLLYMIAITQILTFSYSIMNHAANPTPTLRFGLEIEILLGPRKKGPSHSSWKSLAKDLSKRLAKAGIPNHVNDSNDKSAHNYREWSITQEVTIPSQPGKNLWGIELVSPVLSPLSTNFSPTLATIFSILHTHYTVFPSPHCSTHVHLSQSDPSPFTPFDLASFAKSCLYFEASLDRLFPSSRGEGYWCQSNRLNPALAGLSLGECMSVIDGAYQDGDGVVEAMNLFPKESAYARAHGWKKDRVRGKVYKWDFTGMLSAPVNKGERQPRGTIEFRQPPGSVVAAEAEGYVILALAFTVGALAYGSSLRVETVGDNEHGGSMEELWALLVAGGSVLGWDSLGEVEGFFARAV, from the exons ATGTTGTCTTGGAACACCCTTTTGTACATGATTGCCATCACACAAATCCTCACGTTTTCTTACTCTATTATGAATCACGCAGCCAACCCAACCCCGACCCTCCGCTTTGGCTTGGAGATTGAAATTCTCCTCGGCCCTCGCAAAAAAGGTCCCTCTCACTCCAGCTGGAAGTCCCTTGCCAAAGACCTCAGCAAACGCCTCGCCAAAGCCGGCATCCCGAACCACGTCAATGACTCCAATGACAAATCCGCTCACAACTACCGCGAGTGGTCCATCACTCAGGAAGTGACAATCCCCAGTCAGCCAGGAAAGAACCTCT ggggcataGAGCTAGTCTCCcccgtcctctcccccctctccacaaacttctcccccaccctcgccaccatcttctccatcctccacACGCACTACAccgtcttcccctccccccattgCTCAACCCACGtccacctctcccagtccgacccctcccctttcacCCCCTTTGACCTCGCATCCTTTGCCAAATCCTGCCTCTACTTTGAAGCCAGTCTCGACCGgctcttcccctcctcccgcggGGAGGGCTACTGGTGCCAATCCAATCGGTTGAATCCCGCCCTCGCGGGGCTAAGCTTGGGGGAGTGCATGTCTGTCATTGACGGTGCTTACCAGGACGGAGACGGTGTGGTGGAGGCGATGAATTTGTTTCCAAAAGAGTCTGCTTATGCGAGGGCGCATGGGTGGAAGAAAGATAGGGTTAGGGGGAAGGTGTACAAGTG GGACTTCACTGGGATGCTGTCGGCGCCGGTGAACAAAGGGGAGCGGCAGCCTCGGGGCACGATCGAGTTCAGACAGCCACCTGGGAGcgtggttgctgctgaggcggaGGGGTATGTGATCCTCGCGTTGGCGTTCACTGTCGGGGCGCTGGCCTATGGGTCGAGCCTCAGGGTAGAAACCGTGGGAGACAATGAACACGGTGGGAGTATGGAAGAGCTCTGGGCTCTGTTGGTGGCCGGGGGAAGTGTGTTGGGGTGGGATAGTCttggtgaggtggagggtttCTTTGCCAGGGCGGTGTAA
- the DOM34 gene encoding Translation factor pelota (BUSCO:EOG09262NB1; EggNog:ENOG503NUSJ; COG:J), translating to MRFASPRQTVASIDETEGVGLIITEPEDLWHANNLIAIGDTVYAPTNRKVATETLTGSTFTQKVRIELAVKVTDTSFDPRASELRVAGTIVNENEIAAVGQYHTITLKHTDRDIKFTIWKEQGWDSVARALLAEAVSETANKDVVFAVVMQEGMANLCLITESRTLVKQRIEHTIPKKRSSRKEAEGGMSDFYGKILSAILSAIDFNERSGIPKQLLLASPGFVAHNFRDYMKEYAEKKANKPLARLATEAAVIHTSTGHVHSLNEVLKSPEAQRTMRDSKFTNETKLMDNFYQKLRQDDGRAWYGVQPVAKAIREGAVGRGGGVLMVNSAFFKSMDVAERQKYVALVDKVREDGGDVRLLSSDHESGQRLDALGGICALLTYPLHDLDEEDEEEDASAAGTTII from the coding sequence ATGCGCTTCGCCTCACCTCGCCAGACAGTGGCCAGCATAGATGAGACCGAGGGGGTcggcctcatcatcactgagCCAGAGGATCTATGGCacgccaacaacctcatcgcAATTGGCGACACCGTCTATGCCCCCACTAACCGCAAGGTCGCCACCGAGACTCTCACAGGGTCAACATTCACTCAAAAAGTGCGCATCGAGCTGGCCGTCAAGGTCACCGACACCTCTTTTGACCCCCGCGCCTCGGAACTTCGCGTGGCGGGCACTATTGTCAACGAAAATGAAATCGCTGCCGTGGGACAGtaccacaccatcaccctcaagcACACTGATCGCGACATCAAGTTTACCATATGGAAGGAACAAGGCTGGGACTCGGTGGCCCGCGCCCTGCTCGCAGAGGCTGTCAGCGAGACGGCCAACAAGGACGTGGTGTTTGCAGTGGTGATGCAGGAGGGAATGGCCAATCTCTGCCTGATCACCGAGTCAAGAACATTGGTCAAGCAGAGGATCGAGCACACCATCCCCAAGAAGAGGTCGTCGcgcaaggaggccgagggaggcATGTCAGACTTTTACGGGAAGATTCTGTCAGCCATACTCAGCGCCATCGACTTCAACGAGCGCTCCGGCATCCCCAAGCAACTACTACTCGCCAGTCCTGGCTTCGTCGCGCATAACTTTCGAGATTACATGAAGGAGTATGCCGAGAAGAAAGCGAACAAGCCACTGGCGCGGTTGGCTACCGAGGCGGCCGTGATCCACACGAGCACTGGACATGTGCACAGTCTCAACGAGGTGCTCAAGAGCCCCGAGGCACAACGAACCATGCGAGACTCCAAGTTCACCAACGAGACAAAGCTGATGGACAATTTCTACCAAAAGCTTCGGCAAGACGATGGGAGGGCGTGGTACGGTGTTCAGCCAGTCGCCAAGGCCATCAGAGAAGGTGCCGTGGGCCGTGGCGGCGgtgtgttgatggtgaaCAGCGCCTTTTTCAAGAGCATGGACGTGGCGGAGCGGCAGAAATATGTTGCACTTGTCGACAAGGTCAGGGAAGATGGCGGCGACGTTAGACTGCTCAGCAGCGACCACGAGAGTGGCCAGCGGTTGGATGCATTGGGCGGGATCTGTGCGCTCCTGACATACCCGTTGCATGAtcttgatgaggaggatgaggaggaagatgcgTCGGCGGCGGGGACGACAATAATATGA
- a CDS encoding uncharacterized protein (EggNog:ENOG503NWE2; COG:S): MASIWSTIKAAAPSRTRALEQQHQPQSQHQPSESEPSPIPPVRGVASRASSLSRSRVPGTTPPPPQQSVPRSTSISGEIRGSNSSNQQSRSSPIPSPSAANTSTTQPPSTSKKTSSRLSRSYTSIGLTGKEKEREKEKEKEKEKGLEQDVDDENADDTGDQSTAAGNGTAGPGITIGVNQSAHTSSPIPSPALDPLSQQIYLRRNSEVPIPGRRSMHMAEGLARSSSDFLRAVTPAGDVSKDKSKKGGSFLSRLSMRGGRKKDTADFDSDSEFGVEARMDGTNARVFSQTLSNPVMGGGYVPHHKEPPRYIRTKATNKKAREFNRMFLAQELVGTRPPKDEEKADATKAPVVTVSVAGGGDRKTARSGGAIWATEFSRDGKYLATGGRDHIVRIWAVLTTCDERRAHEEDENANGGPGERLSAPVFRDRPLIEFEGHTGEVLDLSWSKNNFLLSSSMDKTVRLWHLSRKECLCTFKHKDFVTRLAFHPRDDRFFLAGSLDTMLRLWSIPDKAVAFSANLPDLITAVAFSPDGKIAIAGLLNGLCIFFETEGLKQQTQIHVRSSRGKNAKGSKITGIQTMLVHPPAPAYPTHQPPGSSAASHASTDVPSNAEVRVLVTSNDSRIRIYSLRDQTMEVKLKGHENSCSQIAATFSDDGKYVVCGSEDRKAFVWSVTGKGVPLTTDKDKSPCEYFEAHGETVTTALFAPTQTRMLLGQSGDPIYDLCNPPPVVLQSLDEVASAAASTTGSQLAPASDHLVKRPEPSPAYIARSTHYDGNILITTGDTGIIKVFRQDCAFAKRRHESWETGSTFSRKLAPSNGFMSGNGLGRSGSVMTRTSGGSVTRSRRGSLTQPFSPQLGPVGGSSDRILSWRQGIENGGDKRSSALLNGSATPAASERSMSPAKVIRTPLSSQVNLASEARKQPYANSTVTSRNRAGSTLTSPTASVFSNAPSRVPSRLLRERRMSKEPEEETSVPPTPSFTYMPASENDPPDSPAGTGVGSGGGSTTSSFWNLNRWRGITAFKVNASSPNQSGSGVEGHKRSDSRSSIVKRVQGDAGPGDQKEQGSPEQRVGTSRRQSTGTGLLPAAHVVRNSTDGNGKDRKHQRMSLPAGAVLSQADSEADVRSIPANGGMVAPVNPLQVRRDGSPYRHLWSRGSSSHGSGGRPGSDMSS; this comes from the exons ATGGCAAGCATTTGGTCTACCATAAAGGCGGCGGCCCCCTCTCGCACGCGGGCGCTGGAGCAACAGCACCAGCCCCAGTCCCAGCACCAGCCAAGCGAAAGTGAGCCGTCGCCAATACCGCCGGTCCGGGGTGTCGCTAGCAGGGCCTCATCGTTGTCACGATCCAGGGTCCCGGGaacaacgccgccgccgccgcaacaGTCGGTGCCAAGATCAACCAGCATCTCGGGTGAAATCCGAG GCAGCAATAGTAGCAACCAACAGAGCCGTTCCTCTCCGATTCCGTCCCCCAGTGCAGCCAACACCTCGACTACACAGCCCCCAAGTACCAGCAAAAAGACTTCGTCTAGGCTTTCGCGGAGCTACACTTCCATTGGGCTAACCGGcaaggagaaagaaagggaaaag gaaaaggaaaaggaaaaggaaaagggccTGGAACAAGACGTCGATGATGAGAATGCAGACGACACTGGCGACCAAAGCACCGCCGCCGGTAACGGGACAGCTGGGCCGGGCATCACCATCGGAGTGAACCAAAGCGCACACACATCCTCACCAATACCGAGTCCGGCTCTCGATCCCCTGTCACAG CAAATCTACCTACGACGCAACAGCGAGGTTCCCATACCAGGTCGACGCTCGATGCATATGGCCGAAGGGCTAGCACGATCCAGTTCGGACTTTTTGAGAGCTGTCACACCAGCAGGAGATGTGAGCAAAGACAAGAG CAAGAAAGGAGGTTCATTTCTCAGTCGTTTGAGCATGCGCGGTGGCCGCAAGAAGGACACAGCCGACTTTGATTCAGACTCGGAATTTGGTGTCGAGGCCCGGATGGACGGCACCAATGCCCGAGTCTTCAGCCAGACGTTAAGCAACCCAGTCATGGGCGGAGGCTATGTCCCCCATCACAAGGAACCGCCACGATACATTCGAACCAAGGCGACCAACAAGAAAGCAAGAGAGTTCAACCGCATGTTTCTGGCTCAAGAATTGGTCGGCACAAGACCTCCCAAAGATGAAGAGAAGGCCGACGCAACCAAGGCACCTGTTGTGACAGTCAGCGTggctggtggcggcgatCGCAAGACAGCGAGGTCAGGCGGAGCAATCTGGGCGACTGAGTTCAGCAGAGACGGGAAGTACCTGGCCACGGGCGGGCGAGACCACATTGTCAGGATATGGGCAGTCTTGACGACATGCGACGAGCGCCGGGCACacgaagaggatgagaaCGCCAATGGCGGACCTGGAGAACGGCTTAGTGCGCCGGTATTCAGGGACCGGCCGCTGATAGAGTTTGAGGGACACACCGGGGAGGTCTTGGACCTCAGCTGGAGCAAGAACAACTTTTTGCTGTCGTCCTCGATGGACAAAACTGTCAGGCTATGGCATCTTAGTCGAAAAGAATGCCTCTGCACGTTCAAGCACAAGGACTTTGTCACGCGGTTAGCCTTCCACCCCCGGGATGACCGCTTCTTCCTGGCCGGCTCCCTGGATACCATGCTGCGATTATGGAGCATCCCGGACAAGGCAGTGGCCTTCTCGGCCAACCTTCCCGATCTCATCACTGCGGTTGCCTTTTCCCCAGACGGAAAGATAGCGATTGCCGGGCTACTGAATGGCCTATGCATCTTTTTCGAGACAGAAGGACTCAAACAACAGACACAAATTCACGTACGCTCATCTCGTGGCAAAAATGCCAAAGGAAGCAAGATTACAGGCATCCAGACCATGCTTGTGCATCCACCAGCCCCGGCCTACCcaactcatcaaccaccaggtTCCAGTGCGGCCTCGCATGCTTCCACTGACGTGCCCAGTAACGCCGAGGTGCGAGTGTTGGTCACATCCAATGACAGTCGAATCCGAATCTACAGTCTACGGGATCAGACCATGGAGGTTAAGCTCAAAGGGCACGAGAACTCCTGCAGTCAAATCGCAGCCACATTTTCAGACGATGGCAAATATGTGGTCTGCGGAAGCGAGGATCGCAAGGCTTTTGTTTGGAGTGTGACGGGCAAGGGGGTGCCGCTGACCACGGACAAGGACAAATCGCCTTGCGAGTATTTTGAAGCACACGGCGAGACCGTCACGACGGCTCTTTTTGCGCCAACACAAACGAGGATGCTTCTTGGTCAGAGCGGAGATCCGATTTACGATCTATGCAATCCACCACCTGTGGTTTTGCAGAGCCTGGATGAGGTTGCCAGTGCCGCAGCAAGCACCACCGGGTCTCAACTAGCACCCGCGTCAGATCACCTGGTAAAAAGGCCGGAGCCGAGTCCCGCTTATATTGCCAGATCTACTCATTACGATGGTAACATTCTCATCACAACAGGCGATACCGGCATCATTAAGGTCTTTCGCCAAGATTGCGCCTTCGCCAAGCGCAGACACGAGAGCTGGGAGACAGGAAGCACGTTCAGTCGGAAGCTAGCGCCCAGCAACGGATTCATGAGTGGAAACGGGCTAGGTCGCAGTGGCAGCGTGATGACAAGAACCAGCGGTGGCAGCGTCACACGTAGCCGAAGAGGGTCTCTTACCCAGCCATTCTCACCACAGCTTGGCCCAGTTGGCGGCAGCTCCGACCGAATTCTCAGCTGGCGCCAGGGGATCGAAAACGGAGGCGACAAGCGATCCAGCGCTCTATTAAATGGGAGCGCGACGCCAGCAGCTAGCGAAAGATCGATGAGCCCGGCCAAGGTCATCCGGACGCCCCTGAGTTCACAGGTGAACTTGGCAAGCGAGGCCAGAAAACAGCCATATGCGAACTCGACCGTCACGTCAAGAAACAGGGCTGGCAGCACCCTGACGAGCCCAACGGCCAGTGTGTTTAGTAACGCACCCTCGCGTGTCCCTTCGAGGCTCCTCAGAGAAAGACGCATGTCAaaggagccggaggaggaaaCGTCAGTGCCGCCGACTCCGAGCTTTACCTACATGCCAGCAAGTGAGAATGATCCGCCCGATTCTCCTGCAGGAACAGGGGTGGGTTCGGGGGGAGGCAGCACTACATCGTCATTTTGGAATCTGAACCGATGGCGAGGGATCACGGCCTTCAAAGTCAACGCTTCGTCGCCAAACCAAAGTGGTAGCGGTGTGGAGGGACACAAACGCAGCGACAGCCGCAGTTCTATAGTGAAGCGGGTCCAAGGGGACGCCGGTCCTGGCGATCAGAAGGAACAAGGCAGCCCAGAACAGCGCGTAGGAACATCAAGGCGACAGAGCACAGGAACGGGGCTGTTACCAGCTGCTCATGTGGTGAGAAACAGCACTGATGGGAACGGAAAAGACAGGAAGCATCAGCGCATGTCTCTCCCAGCTGGAGCAGTCTTGAGCCAGGCCGACAGCGAGGCTGACGTCCGGTCCATCCCAGCGAATGGAGGGATGGTAGCGCCCGTCAACCCTCTGCAAGTGCGTCGAGATGGCTCTCCATACCGGCACCTCTGGAGTCGTGGAAGCTCGTCCCACGGCAGCGGAGGGAGACCTGGCTCAGATATGAGCAGTTAG